From Kineosporia succinea, the proteins below share one genomic window:
- a CDS encoding ATP-binding cassette domain-containing protein, with protein sequence MTTPTVTKDLVSIEDISISFGSVRALRNVSLTLQPGEITALVGDNGAGKSTLVRCLSGIHRPDSGTIRFDGEQTHFSTPEDARNAGIETVHQNLALVEDLTVWQNLFLNREIVRGVGPLAILDKRAMKREAQRMVSTLAVNVPSVTSTVRRLSGGQRQAVSICRAAGFSSKLVIMDEPTAALGVQETERVEKLILKLRDDGHAVLLISHNFAQVMRLADQVWVMRSGQCVAGRRIVDTTGEEIVALITGAKAS encoded by the coding sequence GTGACCACCCCCACCGTGACCAAGGACCTGGTCTCGATCGAGGACATCTCGATCTCCTTCGGCAGCGTGCGCGCCCTGCGCAACGTCTCCCTCACCCTGCAGCCCGGTGAGATCACCGCGCTGGTCGGCGACAACGGCGCCGGCAAGTCGACGCTGGTGCGGTGCCTGAGCGGCATCCACCGCCCGGACTCCGGCACGATCCGCTTCGACGGCGAGCAGACCCACTTCTCCACGCCGGAGGACGCCCGCAACGCCGGCATCGAGACCGTGCACCAGAACCTGGCGCTGGTCGAGGACCTCACCGTCTGGCAGAACCTGTTCCTGAACCGCGAGATCGTGCGCGGCGTCGGGCCGCTGGCCATCCTCGACAAGCGCGCCATGAAGCGCGAGGCGCAGCGCATGGTCTCGACGCTGGCGGTGAACGTCCCCAGCGTCACCTCCACCGTGCGGCGTCTGTCGGGCGGTCAGCGCCAGGCCGTGTCCATCTGCCGCGCAGCCGGTTTCAGTTCGAAGCTGGTCATCATGGACGAGCCCACGGCCGCCCTGGGGGTGCAGGAGACCGAGCGCGTCGAGAAGCTCATCCTCAAGCTCCGCGACGACGGCCACGCCGTGCTGCTGATCAGCCACAACTTCGCGCAGGTCATGCGGCTGGCCGACCAGGTGTGGGTGATGCGCTCGGGCCAGTGCGTGGCCGGGCGGCGCATCGTCGACACCACCGGCGAGGAGATCGTCGCCCTCATCACCGGCGCCAAGGCGTCCTGA
- a CDS encoding sugar phosphate isomerase/epimerase family protein: MNALGVHALVWVGSTTPAEVEQAVAKTKAAGYDLLEFSLHDGLTMDVAHARGVLDAAGLQVACSRGLAPDADVSSEDPAVVARGADLLSKSLEITAGLGGKMFAGALYSAFGKASQPLSAKGRANVVGVLQDLAKQAAADDITLMLEICNRYETNVINTAHDALLLADDIGADNVKIHLDTYHMNIEEADMVRPVREVGDRLGYVHIGENHRGYLGSGHIDFNAFFHALADIDYTGPITFESFSSAVVAPGLSNDLAIWRNLWSDGEDLAKHAHAYLTNGLSAARHP, translated from the coding sequence ATGAACGCCCTGGGTGTGCACGCACTGGTCTGGGTCGGCTCCACCACTCCCGCCGAGGTCGAGCAGGCGGTCGCCAAGACCAAGGCCGCCGGCTACGACCTGCTCGAGTTCTCCCTGCACGACGGCCTGACCATGGACGTCGCCCACGCCCGCGGGGTGCTCGACGCGGCCGGCCTGCAGGTCGCGTGCTCGCGCGGTCTGGCCCCCGACGCCGACGTGTCCAGCGAGGACCCGGCCGTGGTGGCCCGCGGCGCCGACCTGCTGAGCAAGTCGCTCGAGATCACCGCCGGCCTGGGCGGCAAGATGTTCGCCGGGGCGCTCTACAGCGCGTTCGGCAAGGCCTCTCAGCCCCTGTCCGCCAAGGGCCGGGCCAACGTCGTGGGGGTCCTGCAGGACCTGGCCAAGCAGGCCGCGGCCGACGACATCACGCTGATGCTCGAGATCTGCAACCGCTACGAGACCAACGTCATCAACACCGCGCACGACGCGCTGCTGCTGGCCGACGACATCGGCGCGGACAACGTGAAGATCCACCTCGACACGTACCACATGAACATCGAGGAGGCCGACATGGTGCGGCCCGTGCGCGAGGTCGGCGACCGGCTCGGCTACGTGCACATCGGCGAGAACCACCGGGGCTACCTGGGCAGCGGGCACATCGACTTCAACGCCTTCTTCCACGCCCTGGCCGACATCGACTACACCGGCCCGATCACGTTCGAGTCGTTCTCCTCGGCCGTCGTCGCGCCCGGCCTGTCGAACGACCTGGCGATCTGGCGCAACCTCTGGTCGGACGGCGAGGACCTGGCCAAGCACGCCCACGCGTACCTGACCAACGGGCTGTCCGCGGCTCGTCACCCGTGA
- a CDS encoding nucleoside/nucleotide kinase family protein, whose translation MDELATRVLKLAAGRMGDRVIVGIAGVPGAGKTTLAEKLTAVLVDRIGADQVAHVPMDGFHLADVTLDRLGSRQRKGAPDTFDALGYAALLKRLRESGDLVYAPGFERTLEQPIAGAIAVLPSARVVVTEGNYLLLGGDWDRAKEQLDEVWYCHTPEELRMERLLARHVRFGKTPEFASAWIEQTDQPNARVIEASRERADLIVEMD comes from the coding sequence ATGGACGAACTCGCGACCCGTGTCCTGAAGCTCGCCGCGGGGCGCATGGGCGACAGAGTGATCGTCGGGATCGCCGGGGTTCCCGGGGCCGGCAAGACCACGCTCGCCGAGAAGCTCACCGCGGTGCTGGTCGACCGGATCGGGGCCGACCAGGTGGCGCACGTGCCGATGGACGGTTTCCACCTGGCCGACGTCACGCTCGACCGGCTCGGCTCACGGCAGCGCAAGGGGGCGCCGGACACGTTCGACGCCCTGGGCTACGCGGCCCTGCTGAAGCGGCTGCGTGAGAGCGGGGACCTGGTCTACGCGCCGGGTTTCGAGCGCACGCTGGAGCAGCCGATCGCCGGGGCCATCGCGGTGCTGCCGAGCGCGCGTGTGGTGGTCACGGAGGGGAACTACCTGCTGCTCGGCGGCGACTGGGACCGGGCCAAGGAGCAGCTCGACGAGGTCTGGTACTGCCACACCCCCGAGGAGCTGCGCATGGAGCGGCTGCTGGCGCGGCACGTGCGGTTCGGCAAGACGCCGGAGTTCGCGTCGGCCTGGATCGAGCAGACCGACCAGCCCAACGCGCGCGTCATCGAGGCCAGCCGGGAGCGGGCCGACCTGATCGTCGAGATGGACTGA
- a CDS encoding DivIVA domain-containing protein encodes MSDTFPRAGRVSKGYDVDQVESFLGRARAAYEENGRGPAMTSWHVRTVGFDLVRGGYDVDAVDAALDRIEDAFARREKQRGEERSGSQAWQTQLRTQEQSLRAQLGRPDGERFPRGSGMELTYDIDAVDDLCIRIEESFAMGQPLPPDAVRLAVFKSRRGSRGYREASVDAFLDRVVELLVVQTV; translated from the coding sequence GTGAGCGACACCTTTCCGCGCGCCGGCCGCGTCTCCAAGGGCTACGACGTCGACCAGGTCGAGTCGTTCCTCGGCCGCGCCCGGGCCGCCTACGAGGAGAACGGCCGCGGTCCCGCGATGACGTCGTGGCACGTCCGCACGGTCGGCTTCGACCTGGTCCGCGGCGGGTACGACGTCGATGCGGTCGACGCCGCCCTCGACCGCATCGAAGACGCCTTCGCCCGCCGCGAGAAGCAGCGGGGTGAGGAGCGCAGCGGCAGCCAGGCCTGGCAGACGCAGCTGCGCACCCAGGAGCAGTCGCTGCGGGCCCAGCTGGGTCGTCCCGACGGTGAGCGGTTCCCCCGCGGCAGCGGCATGGAGCTCACCTACGACATCGACGCGGTCGACGACCTCTGCATCCGCATCGAGGAGTCGTTCGCGATGGGCCAGCCCCTCCCGCCCGACGCGGTGCGCTTGGCGGTCTTCAAGAGCCGTCGCGGCTCGCGGGGCTACCGCGAGGCCTCGGTCGACGCCTTCCTCGACCGCGTCGTCGAGCTCCTGGTCGTCCAGACGGTCTAG